The following coding sequences are from one Musa acuminata AAA Group cultivar baxijiao chromosome BXJ2-4, Cavendish_Baxijiao_AAA, whole genome shotgun sequence window:
- the LOC135610759 gene encoding translocon-associated protein subunit alpha-like encodes MAIRVCSFLIALLLLASPLVQVARCQSDEDVAAAEVVEGSDLGIVGDDTQVFDGALDPAPGIDTVCVFPKNTAKLVPAGEETELLVGLHNEGEAALKVVAIHASLHLPFDHHMFVQNLTVQEFYNATVPVSTQATFPYVFAVSRYLQPGSFDLVGTVVYEIDQQPYQNCFYNGTIEVVEAGGLLTIESVFLLTLGVALIGLLGFWAYGQIQQLSKKTKRSPKVEVGTKTTDADMDEWLQGTAYAQSLSKSKKKK; translated from the exons ATGGCGATTAGGGTTTGCTCGTTCCTGATCGCGCTTCTCCTCCTCGCGTCTCCGCTCGTCCAAG TTGCTAGATGCCAGTCAGATGAGGATGTTGCCGCAGCGGAAGTTGTTGAAGGAAGCGATCTTGGCATAGTTGGTGATGACACTCAAGTTTTTGATGGAGCTCTGGATCCAGCTCCTGGAATAGATACGGTCTGTGTATTCCCAAAGAACACCGCTAAAT TAGTACCAGCAGGAGAAGAAACTGAACTACTGGTTGGCTTACATAATGAGG GTGAAGCAGCTTTAAAAGTGGTTGCTATACATGCTAGCCTTCATCTCCCGTTTGATCATCACATGTTTGTGCAGAATCTTACTGTGCAG GAGTTCTATAATGCAACAGTACCTGTTTCTACTCAAGCTACCTTCCCATATGTATTTGCTGTTAGCAGATACTTGCAG CCTGGCTCTTTTGATTTAGTGGGAACGGTAGTCTATGAGATTGATCAGCAACCATATCAGAATTGTTTCTATAATGGCACCATTGAAGTTGTAGAAGCTGGAGGTCTTTTAACCATTGAGTCAGTTTTTCTTTTGACCCTTGGAGTCGCTCTGATTGGTCTTTTGGGATTCTGGGCATATGGTCAAATTCAACAGTTATCAAAG AAGACAAAGAGATCTCCGAAGGTGGAAGTAGGCACCAAAACCACAGATGCCGACATGGATGAGTGGTTGCAG GGAACTGCTTATGCGCAGTCATTGTcaaaatcaaagaaaaagaagtag
- the LOC135610760 gene encoding glycine-rich protein 2-like, with protein sequence MEQANDRSRGTVKWFNNTKGFGFISPDDGGEDLFVHQSSIKAEGYRTLTEGEIVEFMVTEGDDGRIKAVDVTGPDGSNVQGGGGGGGDGRREGFGGGRGGGSWGGGYGGGRGRGGGSYGGGGACYNCGETGHFAKDCHQGSGGGGAACYNCGEMGHLARDCSQGGGSGSRRYGGGGGGTDRSCYNCGEMGHIARECPGKV encoded by the coding sequence ATGGAGCAGGCGAACGACCGATCGAGGGGAACGGTGAAGTGGTTCAACAACACCAAGGGGTTCGGTTTCATCTCGCCGGACGACGGCGGGGAGGACCTCTTCGTCCACCAGTCCTCCATCAAGGCTGAAGGATACCGTACCCTGACTGAGGGCGAGATCGTCGAGTTCATGGTCACCGAGGGCGACGACGGCCGCATCAAGGCCGTCGACGTCACCGGTCCCGACGGATCCAACGTCCaggggggcggcggcggcggcggcgacggtcgGAGAGAAGGGTTTGGAGGTGGCCGTGGCGGCGGATCCTGGGGAGGGGGGTACGGTGGTGGGAGGGGAAGGGGCGGCGGAAGCTATGGCGGTGGCGGAGCTTGTTATAATTGCGGTGAGACTGGGCATTTTGCCAAAGATTGTCACCAGGGTAGTGGCGGTGGCGGTGCtgcttgctataactgtggtgagatggGACATCTTGCCAGAGATTGCTCCCAGGGAGGAGGCAGTGGCAGCAGAAGGTACGGTGGGGGAGGCGGTGGGACTGACCGGTCTTGTTACAATTGTGGTGAGATGGGGCATATTGCTAGGGAATGCCCTGGCAAGGTCTGA